TCCAACACACACCTGCTCCAACACACACCTGCTCCAACACACACCTGCTCCAACACACACCTGCTCCAACACACATCTGCTCCTACGCACATCTGCTCCTACACACATCTGCTTCCACACACATCTGCTTCCACACACATCTGCTCCTACACACATCTGCTTCTACACCAACCATGTGTCAGCCGCGCGAGTGGTAACagcgcccctcccccctcttttgtTCCTCACCATACACATTTTCCTGTGTGTGCTTGTGCCTCCCCGCCCTCCTTCTACACACCTGCGTAGCGACGCTTGTACGGCCGTATGCACGCCTGCACAGACGTACAGGGCGAGCAAGCAGGCGTGTGCGGCGCGTCGGGCAGGAAGGGGCTCACCGGTCAATTGGTAGAAGTAACCGAAGTGACCGAagtcccctccccccccgcgcgcgtCTCCCCCGGGAGGAAAGCATGACCACCCGTAAACCTACACACAGACTTACACACAAACCTACACACATTCATTTATGTGCTCGGAGCCGTTCACGTGACCCCGCGGACGCCTGCTCCCACCCGGCACGCCTTCTTCTGCTACGCTTCGCGGCTGCCCCCGTGGCTGGGCGAGTCTGCCCCGGCGCTAGCGACTAGCCCACCGCTGCCCAGCGTATCTACCCTCACCGCGCTGCTACCCCGCCGCTGCCCCGCTTCTaccccaccgcttccccgctTCCGCGCCTCTTTCTCTCCGCTTTCCCCACAAGATGGTGCTCGCGAAGGTGGCGAAGGCGCTGAAGGACCTGAAGCAGACGTCGCTGGACTCCTTCTCTAACGTGCTGTACGACTACGCGGGGTTCGTGTACGAGCGGCCGTGCAAAATCATCGCGGCCAGCCTGCTGGGCTGCCTCCTCTTGAGCATGGGCTTCTGCTACCGAGAGCACGAAAAGGACATCTACAAGCTCTATTCCATCTCAAACTCCTATGCCTGCGAAACGAATGAAACGATAAATGACTTCTTCCACAAAAGCCGGAAGGCCTTCATCCTGGTGGAGTCCAATTGTAATTTGCTGAAGCCGCACATCTTGAGGGAGCTAAAGAAGTTTGAGGATGGGACCAAGGAAATTCAAGTGGATCTGACGGAGATAAATGAGTGTAGGAAAGATTCCGAGCCGCCAACCCTCCAGACGGAAGCATCCAAGGAGGTGTATCAAATGCTTTTGAAGAACCAAGACGTTAATGCTAACCTTGATTGGAAGCCAAATTTCAAACGgttcaattttaattttgcccTTAACAAGCTGCTCGGGCTGAAGAACAAACTGACGGAATCGAAGAGCGACGATAGGGGgaagggaaagggaaaagccAAGAAGGGGAGTAGTGGCGATAAGAAGAAGGGCAAAAGTGGGGATAAGAAAAAGGGCAAAGATTCCAAGGAGGGCACGGGAAATGGGCGCAATGAAGACGCAGATGATGAggatgacgatgaggaggaggatgatgatgaggaggatgacgacgatgaggaggaggaccaCAACGATAGTGCAAATGAGGGGGAGGATGGCATGAGTAGGGGCAGTACCAATGGGGAGGAGAGTCCCAACGGGGAAGACGACGACAATGAGGGGGACGGCGCGGATGGGGACCCGCTCAGCGGCGAGGGGAGCCGGGGGGAGGGGATCCAAATGGTGGCAAAAAAGATGAAGTGGTTGACGAGGAAGATAAGCAGCATGTTGAAGGGAAGCGCAAACGGAACCGCAAACACAAATGGAACCGCAAACACAAATGGAACCGCAAACACAAATGGAACCGCTTCTGAGAAACAAACGCCCAAGGTGAGGCTCTCCGATTTCAAGGAGgaccacttcttccccccgtaTTACATCCCCCCCATGCTGCTGAAGGACGACCGGTGCCTGCTCCAAAATGTGTTCAAGGACAAAAACGTGACGCTCAATTTGAGGGAGGCGAGCGACTCCACGAAGAGGCAAATCACCTTCACCTTGGGAGACATCTGCGAGCAGAAGTACAACGACTGCAATTTGAGCTCCATCTTCCTCTACTACGAGAatggaaatgcaaaatatgaAAGCCCCATAAAAGTGGATAACCTAGATTTCTACGTCAACAGGAAGACCTTCAAAGAAATGATGCCCAAGGGTATTCTTGGGAACATGCAATATAAGGAGAGTCCCTTCAGCTATACTATCACTTCGGCCAATGCCATCATGACAGTCATCCCTCTGTTGAATTCGTATATGTATGAGCCGTATGTCTTGGCCTACGAGAAGAAGCTCATCGATTACGTCCGCTTCTATAACATTGATGAGGCTGTTCAAGACGAGGAAACGAATGATGGGAATGAGCCATTTGTTAAGTTCCACGTTTTTACGGAGAGGAGCTTAGAAGATGAGGTGGATCGAATCTCAAAAATTGATAATTTGACTAGGCTGCTCTTCATCATTGGGGTGTGCCTCATCTTCATGTATGCCCTCTTCAACAATGTCACTTCTGTTCTCTATAGGAGTAAACCCCTCTGTGCTGTGATGGGCATTTTGTGTGGCTTCCTGGGTTACCTTGCCGGTTCAGGctttttattcttcctcGGGGTGAAATCTGTACCTCCAGCGGAGACGGTGCCTTTTCTGGTCATCGGGGTGGGGGTAGATGacgtttttgtaattttaaattcGTACTCTCTCCTCTTCATGATTAAGGATAATAAGAAGAGGATTCAACTCTGTCTGAAGGATAGTGCCTTGGCCATCACAGTCACTACGTTGACGAATATCATTGCCTTTTTGATCAGCTCCGTTTCTCCGTTCTACTCTATTTGTAgcttttccctcttcaccgCGAGTTCCCTCTTCTTTGGCTACCTCATGGTGTTGACTCTGCTCCTGAGCTTCCTCTGCATCGAGGGAAAgttggagaagaagaagaggaacatCTTCTCCGGCACGGCCCTCCTcttctgctccttcttccGTAGAGGTAGAAGTGGTAACGGTGGCAGGGGGGGCACAGCCAGCGGTTCCGCAGCGGCGTTGCCGAGTGTAGCGGATGGTCATGGtggtgctgctgctgctggcGGTACTGCTGACGCTGCCGCTCATGCCGCTCATGCTGCTCATGCCGCCGCCCCTGGCGAGGCGGGCCCGGCCGGGCAGAACAACCTCTCCCTCGAGGTGGCCCAAAATGAAGACGACTGTAAGAAGACGCCGGCCGAGTATGAAAACATCTCCATCTACGAGTGGATTCATAACCTCTACCTGTTCGAGGAGTCCTTcaataagaagaaaaaaaacgccaccGTCTACTCGTCCAACGAGATTAGCAGCAAAGGGTATAACAACGAAAGTGGGTTGCAGGCCTCCCCCGCTCCGCATGATAGGATTACCTTGGAAAATATATGCCTAGATAAGAAGgaaatgaagaagcggaaggggGCTGGAGCGGGAGTGGGAGCGGCCGCGGAAGCGGATGAGGCGTCGGGGAAGAGCAGGAACGGTCAAATGGCACTTAacgcctcttcctcctccatggGGGTAGTACCCGCCGCTGCCACGGAGGAAGAGGAGCCGCCCTCCTCGTCGTCCCCGCCGAGGGGGGCAGACGTGCTGGAGGTGGAGTACACAGACGCGATGGAcccgaagggggagaagaagataACCATCGTGAATGATATATTCGCAGGGCCGAGCGGTCCACTAGATGGAAGCGGTGCGGATGGCGGGCGCATGAGCTTCCCCCGAGAGAGGAAGAACCTCCTGCGCTGCGACCGAGGTGACCGCGGAGAGCACCACCACTATAATAACTCCACGGAGCTCGCGACGAAGGACACGCTGCTGCTGAGCAACCTGCACGAGtcagataaaaaaaacatctacCTATTGAGCTCCCACGATAATGCCCTCTTCTACAAGTACATCTACGAAGAGCCCAAAGGAAACATTGGGAAGTACTTCAGATCTTTGGTGAAGAATTACTACGTGCCTTTCCTCTCCTCCCGAATGGGCAAGGCCATCGTCTACGTCCTTTTCACAGCCCTCCTCATGCTCTCCATTTATGGCTGCACGCTGATGAAGAAGGGGATCAAATACGATAAGGCTTTCCCAGTGGATTCCTACGTGAGACTCTTCTCCGAAGCGAAGACCAAGTACTTCCCCCACTTCGGAGACATGATAGAGGTGTATTATTTTGATaaagattttataaaaaagtacagACGCCTGAACAGACAGGTAGATGTGGTGTCTTCATCTTTTCTCTATTCAGACAGAACCGATAGAGAAATGATGAAGAACCCAAAGCTAAACAGAAACATTCACTGGGAAATGAAAGACCTGCAGGAGGAGCTACTCGAAATGCATGACCAGTTGGAAGAGCAGGACTTCGTTTCTGGGGTGGCCAATGGATTTACTCTCTTCCTCAACAGCAATgggaagaagctgaagaacGAAACACCAGAGCAATTCTATGACACTTTTGTGGATTGGGTTCAGCACGACTACATGGGgaatctttttaaaaacgattTCATTTTCCTAAATAAGAAGCTCATCGCCTGGAGGTACTTCTACTTCCAGAGCAACGTAGATGACTCGGAGATTTCCTCTAAGTGGTTGAAAACGTGCAAAAAGATTAGCAAGCTGGAGGACCACAACGTACAGATGCAGTGCTTCCACATCAGCTCCATATTTAACGAGACGGATGAGGCCATCATCGAGGTCACCCTCATCAACCTTGGCATCACCATCATCACCATCCTCATCGTCACTGCCTACATCATCAAGGGCTTCAACTCCTGCCTCATCATCGCCCTCATCATCTTCCTCATCGACCTCTGCATCTTTGGCTTCATGTGCCTCTGCGGCATCACCGTCAACATCATTTCGATGGTCATCCTCGTCCTCTCCGTCGGTTAGCAGGATAGCGGTTTAGCGGCTATAGGCGGCCATAGGCGGCAGCTTCCCCATCGCTACTCCTGTTTGCCCCCCCCACTCACCGCTGCTCACTGCTCAACACCACTCACTTCTTctcaccgctcccccccgcaggcttCTCCATCGACCACACCTCCCACATCGTCCAGGCCTTCACCCACAGCATGGGCAGGACACGCGACGAGAAGTGAGTTCCGCGGCGGCGTGTgatatgcatgtgcatacgcatgtgtatatgtatacacattcGTGGAGAGAGAGAGCGCGCCGCTACACACCGCTtcacaccgcttccccccccgctaCAGGATGAAGGAAAGCCTGCACCTCATGATAGGGCCCGTCCTCCACAGTGGCCTCTCCACCTGGTTTGTCATAAGCACCCTCTTCTTTTCCAACAAGGACTTCACCGTCATCTTCTTTCAAACCCTGACTCTGGTAGGGCGCAGCGGCGGTCACGCGGGGGATGCGGCCCCCGCCCAGCACATGGCCCCCTCACATGGCAGTCAGGAGTGGCAGTCAGGAGTGGCAGTCAAGAATGACCACCTCACATGACCCCCCCACGTGACCCCTTTACATGGcatcgcttcccccccccgcaggtcctctttttttccgtaACCTTCTCCTCCATGTTTTTGCCAGTGCTGCTCTCGAGCTTTGGCCCGTTGTAACCCTtttgagttaaaaaaaaaaagaaggccgGTCGGCACGTCGCCGTTTGCGGGCCCCCCCCAGGACTGTCCTTCCATCCGCTGCCCGTTCATGTGAAGAATTAACCCCCCCCTGTTAGTTTTTATTTCCGCTTTTACTTTCCGTTTTTACTTcccattttaatttcccatttttacctctcctttttacttcccctttttaattcactTTTTGAAAGCCGCCCGAGCTCCTTCCGCGTGTGTGTGCGCGCCAGTCGAGCGGCTCCACCGATTAATCCCCACCGATGCAGCCGTCAGCGCGCTCCGCCCATGTATGTCCCGCCCGCACGTGTGCGCTTCTGCACATGCGTGGATTAAAGTTCGCCTCCCCCTCTTGATCGCGCTGACGTTAACGCGTACTTTCTCTTTCTCCTACTGCTTctctttctcctcccctttttcttctcttttttttctttttttttttcccgttttttttcctcaattCCGTTTGGTATGTGCTGCCCACACaggcatgtacatatgtgtgtcTACCCACGTGGGTGCTTCCCCACAGACGTAGCTGCATGAGTGTGTGCCCCCTCCGCCACTCGCATGTATATGCTTCTCGCATACGTGCTGCCAAAAGAGGTTGAcgaaactttttaatttttcttttttttttttcaagtcatttttatttagtgtttttataattgtgttattttaaaaacatgcctttttaaattttggagaaaaagaaaaaataaaaaataaagcaaaaaaaaaaataaaaaaaaataaaaatgttttttttccctctctttAATGGACACGTAGTTGTATGAGCCTGCTAACGTTGGGAGCAGCCCGCTGCAACGCACATGTGGGTGGGTTTTGCCTTACGCGGGAGGGGCGACCAGTTCACCTGGCAGATTGGAAGCACTCGCACCGCTAACAcgctaacaccgctagcACGCTCGCACCGCTGACACCCCTCAGAGGTACGCCGCGTGCTCGTCCTCCCAGAGGAAAATCTTGGGGTCCCTTTTGCAGAAGGCCCGAACCGCCATAGCCAGGTTGTCCGTGTCTTCCATCATCCGCCCGCGGCAGCCAACTTTCAAATGCCTGGGGATCCTTTCCTCCTCTCCGTACAGCACCCTCTTCACGTCTCCAACGGTCAGCCCGTCCTCCAGGTAAATTTTCGTGCcgttcttccacttcttcttcgtgaGTTTGTTGCGGTAGTGGAGGTACTTGGCGTGGAGGGGGCCCACAAGGTTGCCGCGGTCGCTCCAGCCGCTTACCTCATCCCCGCCGCTCAAACCACTCGGGTAGAGCCGCTCCTCATTTATGTAGATGTGGTAACCCAGCTTGGTGTCCGCCCGGTACCGAGTGGACCAGATCACTCCGGGGAAAAGAAACAGCATGACATATTTTATGTGGCTCTGCGCGTAGTAAAACGAGTGGTAAATCTTCTTCAGCCGGAAATTCACATCCCGGAAGAGGCTGTTCCAAATGTACCTCCTGTACATGGCGGTCTTCGTGTGGGCGGCGGTTACCGGGGTGCACTCCTCCCTCTGGGGTTAGAGGTGCAAAAAAGCCGCTAACTGGGAAGGTTAAGCGGTGTTCTTCGCACCTCTCACGTGAATCGCCTAATGAACCGCAAGCGCTCCCTCAAATGGTTACTTCTTCCCTTTGATGGGCCTTCGGCGCACGCTACGCGGGGGTTCCCTGCTGCTGAGCAACTGCTTGGGTGGTTCCAAAGGGACCATTCGCTGCCGCCAACCGATTGGGAATCCTTTGCCTTTCACGTTTGCCTatccgttttgcttctccgttttgcttctccgttttgcttctccgttttgcttctccgttttgcttctccgttttgcttctttcttttcgCGCTGttatttgtgtgttttttttttttttttttcccctgacGAGGTTCCCCGCGAGTCGTTTTGCATAACCCAGGGGGGTGTGAGTTTCACGGGCAGACTGCAGGCCGTCCCCTCCTCATGTGCGCGCACTTTTCAAGAGCGTTCACGGGTGTTCGGCGTAATGCAGAATATGccaatggggggaaagcCAAACGGGGAAGTGAAACAAAAGTATGTGGAGGAGGAATGGGGAGGAACTCTTTGCGGTCCTTCACCCGTTGTGTGAAGCGCCACTTGGGGTAATAGCCCTGccagtggggggaagcaccgaagttcagggaaaaaaaaaaaaaaaaaaaaaaagcgtgcATACGAACAGTTCgtggttattttatttatttattttttttttttttccctcccgcTGCATTTCATGCTCACCTGTGCTGAGTACAAAGAGGGGTCCTTCCTGCGCGCCGCAACTTAGTTCCCCCCGTTCGTCATTTTCCACAGCGTAGCGCAGCTCCACTGTTGCAGGGGGGACAAAGCGAACGTGCAGCGGTGAGAAGAGGGGGAACAATCCTCCGCGCTGCTTATCGAATCGTAGAGGTGATTTTGAGGGGAGTTGGAGGGGACTACTCCCTCCCTGTCGGCGCTGTTGTTCCCCTTTGGATGGATCTCCGTTCAAACGGAAGGGGGAAGACAAACGTTCGAAGGGGCACCTTATAATCGCCCTCCCTTTCGTTACTAAACGATTCGGTTGAGCGGCTCCCATGAGGAGGCAGCCCAACTGCAAAGGAAGACACATGTGGCAGTGTTTTCTTTTGCTCCACTTGTGTGATCAAGCGGGTGGGGCGGCCCAtttgcgaagaaaaaaaaaaaaaaaaaaatataagtataaatataaatatgtaaatatgtttaaaGGGCAAACAGTGCACACCTTACAGGGGCAAATAAGCGCACATTACGCAGGGAGAGTCATCCCATTTGggggttttcatttttttgagtttttttttttatctttttaattgCACCCAAGGGGGGATTACATCGAAGGGAAAAGTAAGTAGCGCCCATTGCTTCcctggagggggggaaagaaggtCTCTTTCCACTTCCATTGCGTCGCTACATACTACCCACAAGGGACGCGGTTGCCACGAGTGGGGGAGCCGCTCAACCGGGGAAAGCCACCTCCTCACATGAGCATCACTCAAACGAGGAAAAATTCAGACACCAGGAGGAGATGGTCCGAGGGGATCTTCCCATTGGGGAgtacttccccttttctgttTCAAAtcgggggaggagaagaaaatggCTCAATGGGGTGCGCGTGCAATTGCGGGTGGCACAGTGAAAGAGCGGTGGCACAGTCgagcgaggggggggaagcccatAAGGCGAACTGCAAAACGTGTGGAGAGCCTACGCGAATGAGCAGTGTATCCTCACCCCAGGTCTCCAGGAACAGTTTGGGCCGACAGGGGGATAAGTcctttaaagaaaataaaatctaTACACCCAGAGAACGCTTCCGTTTTGTTGGTGAATGCGGGTTCGGCTCCGTTCACCTGGTGGGAAGAAGGACGGACGGGATGTCTCCACGATGGTTGTAAATGAattaacagtttttttttttttttttttttttttttttatttcctcatgTGGCTGCTCCCTCGCAGGGTTACCTCCTTAAAGGCGCTTTGGAACGGATCCACGCAAAGGTCTGGGTACTTTAGGAAGGCTTCGTCTTTCCGAAGCTGCGCCTGCGGGGAGGGGAGAAGATTCCATGGCGAATAAGGACTGCATGTGGGTGGCACACGGGAGAGGAGCATGTGCATATAGCAGCGAGACGATACCCACTTGGGGGGAGGCTTTACCGGATGGTGTGGGTGCTTCGTGGACAGCCTTCCCGTGGTTATAAGTCTGCAgtttggggggaggggtgcgCGTTGGCCATGCCGTCATCCTGGTTTAcaattagtttttttttttttttttttttttattttattattttttgggggagCATTACTCGTACACTCCGCTGAGTTGGCCGTCCGCGGGGGGTCCTTCACTGTGCTGAGAGGGGGGTGCAGCGATGGTTTGAGGGGAGCACTTCGCAGGGGGTAGTTTGAGGGGAGCACTTCGCAGGGGGTAGTTTGAGGGGAGTACTTCTTTGGGAGTACTTCTCTGGGAGCGCTTCGCTGGGAGCACCTCGCTGAGCGCCCTTCGCAGTGCGCCCTTTGCAAATGACCATGCAACGCCTACCAAACGGGGAGTAGAATTGAAATCCCCCACCAGCAGCTGAGGGACGAAGGGGAACCACCCCAGAGCGGAGCGAACAAACTGGGAGAGCTCCTCAACGATGAAGTAGCTGTGGAACGCCTTCACGTCGGCATACGCGGGGTCCCAGTGGATGTGGCAGTTGCAGACAGTTAGGAAGATTTTTGTCTGTCGGGTGTGTGTAGAGGGGTTAAAAAGGCACGGTGAGAGGAGGGACATGCCCACACAAAAggagtgggaaaaaaaaccactTCATGTTTGCATTTGTTCCACGCCTACTTGGGGCAGCTCCAGGAGAAGCATCGTGGCGGAACTGTTCCTCATTCTGAGCTCCTTAGCGAATGCGTCTTCGATctggcgagaaaaaaaaaaaaaaaaaaaaaaaaaaaaagaaaaaaagaaaaaaagaaaaaaagaagtataaGAAGTATAAGAAGAAGTataagaagaagaggcaT
Above is a genomic segment from Plasmodium vivax chromosome 2, whole genome shotgun sequence containing:
- a CDS encoding patched family protein, putative (encoded by transcript PVX_081400A); translation: MVLAKVAKALKDLKQTSLDSFSNVLYDYAGFVYERPCKIIAASLLGCLLLSMGFCYREHEKDIYKLYSISNSYACETNETINDFFHKSRKAFILVESNCNLLKPHILRELKKFEDGTKEIQVDLTEINECRKDSEPPTLQTEASKEVYQMLLKNQDVNANLDWKPNFKRFNFNFALNKLLGLKNKLTESKSDDRGKGKGKAKKGSSGDKKKGKSGDKKKGKDSKEGTGNGRNEDADDEDDDEEEDDDEEDDDDEEEDHNDSANEGEDGMSRGSTNGEESPNGEDDDNEGDGADGDPLSGEGSRGEGIQMVAKKMKWLTRKISSMLKGSANGTANTNGTANTNGTANTNGTASEKQTPKVRLSDFKEDHFFPPYYIPPMLLKDDRCLLQNVFKDKNVTLNLREASDSTKRQITFTLGDICEQKYNDCNLSSIFLYYENGNAKYESPIKVDNLDFYVNRKTFKEMMPKGILGNMQYKESPFSYTITSANAIMTVIPLLNSYMYEPYVLAYEKKLIDYVRFYNIDEAVQDEETNDGNEPFVKFHVFTERSLEDEVDRISKIDNLTRLLFIIGVCLIFMYALFNNVTSVLYRSKPLCAVMGILCGFLGYLAGSGFLFFLGVKSVPPAETVPFLVIGVGVDDVFVILNSYSLLFMIKDNKKRIQLCLKDSALAITVTTLTNIIAFLISSVSPFYSICSFSLFTASSLFFGYLMVLTLLLSFLCIEGKLEKKKRNIFSGTALLFCSFFRRGRSGNGGRGGTASGSAAALPSVADGHGGAAAAGGTADAAAHAAHAAHAAAPGEAGPAGQNNLSLEVAQNEDDCKKTPAEYENISIYEWIHNLYLFEESFNKKKKNATVYSSNEISSKGYNNESGLQASPAPHDRITLENICLDKKEMKKRKGAGAGVGAAAEADEASGKSRNGQMALNASSSSMGVVPAAATEEEEPPSSSSPPRGADVLEVEYTDAMDPKGEKKITIVNDIFAGPSGPLDGSGADGGRMSFPRERKNLLRCDRGDRGEHHHYNNSTELATKDTLLLSNLHESDKKNIYLLSSHDNALFYKYIYEEPKGNIGKYFRSLVKNYYVPFLSSRMGKAIVYVLFTALLMLSIYGCTLMKKGIKYDKAFPVDSYVRLFSEAKTKYFPHFGDMIEVYYFDKDFIKKYRRLNRQVDVVSSSFLYSDRTDREMMKNPKLNRNIHWEMKDLQEELLEMHDQLEEQDFVSGVANGFTLFLNSNGKKLKNETPEQFYDTFVDWVQHDYMGNLFKNDFIFLNKKLIAWRYFYFQSNVDDSEISSKWLKTCKKISKLEDHNVQMQCFHISSIFNETDEAIIEVTLINLGITIITILIVTAYIIKGFNSCLIIALIIFLIDLCIFGFMCLCGITVNIISMVILVLSVGFSIDHTSHIVQAFTHSMGRTRDEKMKESLHLMIGPVLHSGLSTWFVISTLFFSNKDFTVIFFQTLTLVLFFSVTFSSMFLPVLLSSFGPL
- a CDS encoding hypothetical protein, conserved (encoded by transcript PVX_081410A) encodes the protein MGVKIRVGSWNVYNDAWHSLREAAEGISPARFKSASRLRFLGERFKCTRFDVMCLQEVSPAMISHLQKHCAYNDLTLVAPPQSALTPNSNNCCVLFDQKFKLVAKKHFNLSEAVSTHLVGCAHQGESDIEDAFAKELRMRNSSATMLLLELPQVGTKIFLTVCNCHIHWDPAYADVKAFHSYFIVEELSQFVRSALGWFPFVPQLLVGDFNSTPRLVGCSPQTIAAPPSQHSEGPPADGQLSGVYELITTGRLSTKHPHHPAQLRKDEAFLKYPDLCVDPFQSAFKEVNGAEPAFTNKTEAFSGCIDFIFFKGLIPLSAQTVPGDLGKGEVLPNGKIPSDHLLLVSEFFLV
- a CDS encoding hypothetical protein, conserved (encoded by transcript PVX_081405A) yields the protein MYRRYIWNSLFRDVNFRLKKIYHSFYYAQSHIKYVMLFLFPGVIWSTRYRADTKLGYHIYINEERLYPSGLSGGDEVSGWSDRGNLVGPLHAKYLHYRNKLTKKKWKNGTKIYLEDGLTVGDVKRVLYGEEERIPRHLKVGCRGRMMEDTDNLAMAVRAFCKRDPKIFLWEDEHAAYL